Proteins encoded together in one Triticum dicoccoides isolate Atlit2015 ecotype Zavitan chromosome 7B, WEW_v2.0, whole genome shotgun sequence window:
- the LOC119337492 gene encoding putative disease resistance protein At1g50180, translating to MAEAAITAVLSKLGELAVSEAKILLQVGDDIIILRDRLEWLQAFVRHADRKRRAGTDGLTRVWVRQTRDVAFDAEDALDDFFHEEVRLPSPAYVFILFPCLR from the coding sequence ATGGCGGAGGCGGCAATAACTGCGGTGCTTTCCAAGCTTGGTGAGCTAGCGGTGAGCGAGGCCAAGATACTGCTTCAGGTCGGCGACGACATCATAATACTGCGCGACCGGCTGGAGTGGCTCCAAGCCTTCGTCCGCCACGCCGACCGGAAACGTCGGGCCGGCACCGACGGGTTAACCCGCGTGTGGGTGCGCCAAACGCGCGATGTTGCCTTCGACGCCGAGGACGCGCTCGACGACTTCTTCCACGAGGAGGTGCGTCTGCCTTCTCCTGCTTACGTTTTTATTTTGTTCCCCTGCTTACGCTAA